The Flammeovirgaceae bacterium genome contains a region encoding:
- a CDS encoding nucleotide sugar dehydrogenase produces MEKIGIIGLGYVGLPLAVEFGKVMDVVGFDINKERIDELTSGHDRTREVEPHELKEASRLTYSHSIDDLKPVNYFIVTVPTPVDEYKKPDLRPLISASKTVGSVLKKGDIVIYESTVYPGCTEEDCVPVLEKESGLKYNIDFYCGYSPERINPGDKQHRVTTIKKITSGSTPEVAEKVDQLYRKIIKAGTHKASSIKVAEAAKVIENAQRDINIAFVNELALIFEKMGIDTHEVLEAAGTKWNFLNFKPGLVGGHCIGVDPYYLTHKAESLGYHPEVINAGRRINDNMGAHVANTVIKLMAQNKLPIHGSNILVLGITFKENCPDIRNSKVVDVINELKSFGTHVDVYDPQADAAEVKHEYGFELIPAPTKKYHAIVLTVSHSDFKSLNLNDIKTQGAVVYDVKGFLDKAAVTERL; encoded by the coding sequence ATGGAGAAAATCGGAATTATAGGTTTGGGTTATGTGGGTTTGCCCCTGGCGGTAGAGTTCGGCAAAGTAATGGACGTGGTGGGTTTTGATATCAATAAAGAGCGAATTGACGAATTAACCTCCGGCCACGACCGCACCCGCGAAGTAGAGCCCCACGAACTAAAGGAAGCCTCGCGACTTACCTACAGTCATTCCATTGATGATCTGAAGCCGGTAAACTATTTTATCGTAACCGTACCCACCCCGGTAGATGAATACAAAAAACCCGACCTGCGGCCGCTCATCAGCGCCAGCAAAACAGTAGGCAGCGTATTGAAGAAAGGCGATATTGTCATCTACGAATCAACCGTGTATCCGGGCTGCACCGAAGAAGATTGTGTGCCTGTTCTGGAAAAAGAAAGCGGGCTTAAGTATAACATCGACTTTTATTGTGGCTACTCGCCCGAGCGGATTAACCCGGGCGACAAGCAGCACCGTGTTACAACTATAAAAAAGATCACCAGCGGCAGTACCCCCGAAGTGGCAGAAAAGGTTGATCAGCTCTACCGCAAGATTATTAAAGCCGGTACACACAAAGCCTCATCAATTAAAGTAGCGGAAGCCGCCAAGGTGATTGAAAATGCCCAGCGCGATATTAACATCGCGTTTGTCAACGAACTGGCCCTGATTTTTGAAAAAATGGGCATTGATACCCACGAAGTGCTGGAAGCAGCCGGCACCAAGTGGAACTTCCTCAACTTTAAACCCGGCCTGGTGGGTGGCCATTGCATTGGCGTTGACCCCTACTACCTTACCCACAAAGCCGAAAGCCTGGGCTACCACCCGGAAGTAATCAATGCCGGCAGGCGCATCAACGACAATATGGGTGCACACGTGGCCAACACCGTAATTAAACTGATGGCTCAAAACAAACTCCCGATTCACGGCAGCAACATCCTGGTACTGGGCATAACATTTAAAGAAAACTGTCCGGACATCCGAAACAGCAAAGTGGTGGATGTAATCAATGAACTGAAGAGTTTTGGAACCCACGTTGATGTGTACGACCCGCAGGCCGATGCTGCAGAAGTTAAACACGAATACGGCTTTGAGTTAATTCCAGCGCCAACAAAAAAATACCACGCCATTGTACTTACGGTAAGTCACAGCGATTTCAAATCGCTTAACCTGAACGACATAAAAACCCAGGGTGCGGTGGTGTACGATGTAAAAGGATTTTTAGACAAGGCTGCAGTTACAGAACGACTCTGA